In Wolinella succinogenes DSM 1740, a single genomic region encodes these proteins:
- a CDS encoding fumarate reductase cytochrome b subunit, producing the protein MKNVTTFDARCCKRKSRMPAKLDRWQSLTGLFLALFMTCHMIFTSTILLGPEAFDWVIGKAEMDFWFEGGLPWVTSLVTLGVLVLFLAHGFLAMRKLPANYLQLAQFLSHRQLLSHTGTTLWWLQCLSGLALLVLGGAHLLMILTSKETLSATTAAYRFVHGGLGSFYLLLLLVSTLHAGIGAYRLILKWCPIEASEPKTLQRRIRNVRSEVFGVFGVLTLLALWADFTYIKHGKNLSPLSIQERLTFAKTK; encoded by the coding sequence ATGAAAAATGTCACCACTTTTGACGCTCGCTGCTGCAAGCGAAAAAGTCGTATGCCCGCTAAGTTGGATCGCTGGCAAAGCCTCACGGGGCTTTTTTTGGCTCTATTTATGACCTGCCACATGATCTTCACCTCGACAATTCTTCTAGGACCAGAAGCCTTTGATTGGGTGATTGGCAAAGCGGAGATGGATTTTTGGTTTGAAGGGGGGCTGCCTTGGGTGACCTCTTTGGTGACCCTTGGAGTCTTGGTGCTCTTTCTTGCTCATGGATTTCTTGCCATGCGCAAACTTCCTGCCAACTACCTTCAGCTCGCTCAGTTCCTCTCCCATCGTCAGCTTCTCTCTCACACAGGGACGACCCTATGGTGGCTACAGTGCCTCAGCGGTTTAGCGCTTCTTGTGTTAGGCGGAGCTCATCTGCTTATGATTCTCACCTCCAAAGAGACGCTCAGCGCTACCACGGCAGCCTACCGCTTTGTTCATGGGGGCCTAGGCTCTTTCTATCTTTTGTTGCTCCTTGTGAGCACTCTACACGCAGGGATTGGAGCCTATCGACTGATCTTAAAGTGGTGCCCCATTGAGGCAAGCGAGCCCAAAACACTCCAAAGAAGAATTCGCAATGTTCGATCCGAAGTCTTTGGGGTATTTGGAGTATTGACACTCTTGGCGCTTTGGGCAGATTTCACCTATATCAAACATGGAAAAAACCTCTCTCCACTCTCCATCCAAGAGAGACTCACTTTCGCCAAAACCAAATAA
- the purL gene encoding phosphoribosylformylglycinamidine synthase subunit PurL, with protein sequence MENLASLLKSHKLSQADYEHIVQILGREPNLVELGVFSAMWSEHCSYKSSKKYLRGFPTEAAWVIQGPGENAGVIDIGEGYAAVFKMESHNHPSFIEPYQGAATGVGGIMRDVFTMGARPVASLNAIRFGDIRRQDEIGKKHRYLLKGVVAGIGGYGNCMGVPTVGGEMSFEDCYNGNILVNAFTLGIAKSDEIFYGRAEGIGNPVIYVGSKTGRDGLGGAVMSSDSFDDAANQLRPTVQVGDPFAEKLLLEACLELFKTNYIVGIQDMGAAGLTSSSFEMAGRSGSGMIMHLDRVPMREQGMTPYELMLSESQERMLICAKKGYEEKVLEIFRKWELDAEVIGEVTSSGKMELFWHGEKCAEIPVLPVSEEAPMLDRPTKEPAYLAEIRSKGAQAPKEIDLKEAFMKLWSAPETMDKSWVYSQYDSMVQTNTIVGPGGGDGSLVRVKENGAALAMSADCNPRYCYLNPREGAKLAVAESGRNVAVRGARPLAITDCLNFGSPENPEVMWQFAEACEGIKEACKVLLTPVVSGNVSLYNQTNGVDIFPTPSIATVGLLPKAQKALLGAFKKEGNLLLLVGETKSEFGGSLYQKEVEGFLGGDAPVIDLHRELALWRFLEEANEAGFLESAKDVNVGGLAIALGKMSVLGQKGCKVKTALKGVDLFSESPSRAVLEVSSEHLAALESLAQKGGVALGVIGSVGGENLEIDSLSLPLQTLQEIYLRGFAKIVENL encoded by the coding sequence ATGGAGAATCTCGCGTCACTGCTTAAATCCCATAAACTCTCTCAGGCGGACTATGAACATATCGTCCAGATTCTAGGTCGAGAGCCCAATCTCGTGGAGCTCGGAGTCTTTTCGGCGATGTGGAGTGAGCACTGCAGCTATAAATCGAGCAAGAAATATCTGCGAGGCTTTCCAACGGAGGCAGCTTGGGTGATCCAAGGACCGGGAGAGAATGCGGGCGTGATTGATATTGGCGAAGGGTATGCGGCCGTCTTTAAGATGGAATCGCACAATCACCCCAGCTTTATTGAGCCCTACCAAGGCGCAGCCACGGGCGTGGGCGGAATCATGCGAGATGTCTTTACGATGGGAGCTAGGCCCGTAGCGAGCCTCAATGCGATTCGATTTGGGGATATCAGGCGCCAAGATGAGATCGGCAAGAAGCATCGCTATCTTCTTAAAGGGGTGGTCGCGGGAATCGGTGGATATGGAAATTGCATGGGGGTTCCCACAGTGGGGGGCGAGATGAGCTTTGAGGATTGCTACAATGGCAACATTCTTGTGAATGCCTTCACCTTGGGAATCGCCAAGAGCGATGAGATATTCTATGGTCGCGCCGAAGGAATCGGAAACCCTGTCATCTATGTAGGAAGTAAAACAGGGCGAGATGGCCTAGGGGGAGCGGTCATGAGCAGTGATAGCTTTGATGATGCCGCCAACCAGCTTCGACCTACCGTGCAAGTGGGAGACCCTTTTGCAGAGAAGCTTCTTCTTGAGGCGTGCCTAGAGCTCTTCAAAACGAATTATATTGTGGGTATCCAAGACATGGGGGCTGCGGGACTCACAAGCTCCTCTTTTGAGATGGCGGGACGCTCGGGAAGTGGGATGATCATGCACCTAGATCGCGTACCGATGCGAGAGCAGGGAATGACTCCCTATGAGTTGATGCTGAGCGAATCGCAAGAGCGAATGCTTATTTGCGCCAAAAAGGGTTACGAAGAGAAGGTGCTTGAGATTTTCCGCAAATGGGAGCTTGATGCTGAAGTGATTGGCGAAGTGACCAGTAGTGGCAAGATGGAGCTCTTTTGGCATGGAGAGAAGTGCGCAGAGATTCCTGTTCTGCCCGTGAGTGAAGAGGCACCCATGCTCGATCGTCCCACAAAAGAGCCCGCCTATTTGGCAGAGATTCGATCCAAAGGGGCTCAAGCCCCCAAAGAGATTGACCTCAAAGAGGCTTTTATGAAGCTTTGGAGCGCACCTGAGACGATGGATAAGTCATGGGTCTATAGCCAATACGATTCGATGGTGCAGACCAACACTATCGTGGGCCCCGGCGGGGGTGATGGTAGCTTGGTGAGGGTTAAAGAAAATGGGGCAGCTCTTGCGATGAGTGCGGATTGCAATCCGCGATACTGCTATCTAAACCCAAGAGAGGGGGCAAAACTTGCCGTGGCGGAGTCGGGACGAAATGTCGCTGTGCGTGGAGCTAGACCCTTAGCGATCACGGATTGTCTCAACTTTGGGAGCCCTGAGAATCCTGAGGTGATGTGGCAGTTTGCTGAGGCGTGCGAGGGAATCAAGGAGGCGTGTAAAGTACTTTTGACGCCTGTGGTGAGCGGGAATGTCTCGCTCTATAACCAGACCAATGGTGTGGATATCTTCCCCACCCCCTCCATCGCTACCGTAGGGCTTCTTCCTAAGGCTCAAAAGGCGCTTTTGGGCGCGTTCAAAAAAGAGGGAAATCTCCTTCTTCTTGTGGGCGAAACCAAGAGCGAGTTTGGCGGAAGTCTCTACCAAAAAGAGGTCGAAGGATTCCTTGGCGGGGATGCGCCTGTGATTGATCTTCATCGTGAGCTAGCGTTGTGGAGATTCCTTGAGGAGGCCAATGAGGCAGGATTCCTTGAGAGTGCCAAAGATGTGAATGTCGGGGGATTGGCTATAGCCCTTGGCAAAATGAGCGTGCTGGGTCAAAAAGGGTGCAAAGTCAAAACCGCGCTCAAAGGGGTCGATCTCTTTAGTGAGAGCCCCTCGCGCGCAGTGCTTGAGGTCTCTAGCGAACATCTAGCTGCCCTTGAATCGCTCGCCCAAAAAGGGGGTGTAGCGCTTGGTGTGATTGGAAGCGTGGGAGGAGAGAATCTAGAGATTGATTCCCTTTCGCTTCCTTTGCAAACACTTCAAGAGATCTATCTTCGCGGTTTTGCTAAGATTGTCGAAAACCTCTAA
- a CDS encoding fumarate reductase cytochrome b subunit, producing the protein MTNESILESYSGVTPERKKSRMPAKLDWWQSATGLFLGLFMIGHMFFVSTILLGDNVMLWVTKKFELDFIFEGGKPIVVSFLAAFVFAVFIAHAFLAMRKFPINYRQYLTFKTHKDLMRHGDTTLWWIQAMTGFAMFFLGSVHLYIMMTQPQTIGPVSSSFRMVSEWMWPLYLVLLFAVELHGSVGLYRLAVKWGWFDGETPDKTRANLKKLKTLMSAFLIVLGLLTFGAYVKKGLEQTDPNIDYKYFDYKRTHHR; encoded by the coding sequence ATGACAAACGAGAGCATACTTGAGAGTTACTCCGGTGTAACTCCGGAAAGAAAAAAAAGCAGGATGCCTGCGAAGTTGGATTGGTGGCAGAGTGCGACCGGTCTTTTTTTGGGTCTATTCATGATTGGACATATGTTCTTTGTCTCCACGATTTTGCTTGGCGACAATGTAATGCTATGGGTCACCAAGAAATTTGAGCTAGACTTCATCTTTGAGGGTGGCAAACCCATTGTTGTCTCCTTCCTTGCCGCTTTTGTTTTTGCCGTGTTTATCGCGCACGCTTTCCTTGCAATGAGAAAGTTCCCGATCAACTATCGACAATACCTCACCTTTAAAACACACAAAGACCTCATGAGACACGGAGACACCACACTTTGGTGGATTCAAGCCATGACAGGTTTTGCGATGTTCTTCCTTGGAAGCGTTCACCTCTATATCATGATGACGCAACCCCAAACCATTGGACCCGTGAGCTCCTCTTTCCGTATGGTGAGCGAGTGGATGTGGCCTTTGTATCTTGTTCTTCTTTTTGCCGTTGAGCTTCATGGCTCTGTAGGTCTCTACAGACTCGCGGTCAAGTGGGGATGGTTTGATGGAGAGACTCCTGATAAAACTCGAGCCAATCTTAAAAAACTCAAGACTCTTATGAGCGCTTTCTTGATCGTCCTTGGCTTGCTCACATTTGGTGCTTATGTGAAAAAAGGCTTGGAGCAGACTGATCCGAATATTGACTACAAATATTTCGATTACAAACGCACCCACCATCGTTAA
- a CDS encoding fumarate reductase iron-sulfur subunit, translated as MGRMLTIRVFKYDPQSAVSKPHFQEYKIEEAPSMTIFIVLNMIRETYDPDLNFDFVCRAGICGSCGMMINGRPSLACRTLTKDFEDGVITLLPLPAFKLIKDLSVDTGNWFNGMSQRVESWIHAQKEHDISKLEERIEPEVAQEVFELDRCIECGCCIAACGTKIMREDFVGAAGLNRVVRFMIDPHDERTDEDYYELIGDDDGVFGCMTLLACHDVCPKNLPLQSKIAYLRRKMVSVN; from the coding sequence ATGGGAAGAATGCTAACCATCAGGGTTTTTAAATATGACCCCCAAAGTGCGGTTTCTAAGCCCCACTTTCAAGAATACAAAATTGAAGAAGCGCCCTCGATGACGATTTTTATCGTCCTCAACATGATTCGCGAGACCTACGATCCCGATTTGAACTTCGACTTCGTTTGCCGCGCAGGAATTTGCGGAAGCTGCGGCATGATGATCAATGGTCGTCCAAGCCTAGCTTGCCGAACCTTGACTAAAGATTTTGAGGATGGCGTGATCACGCTTCTTCCTTTGCCCGCTTTCAAACTCATCAAAGACCTCTCCGTGGATACAGGAAACTGGTTCAACGGTATGAGTCAGCGAGTGGAGAGTTGGATTCACGCTCAAAAAGAGCATGACATCTCCAAGCTTGAGGAAAGAATCGAGCCCGAAGTTGCCCAAGAGGTTTTCGAGCTTGACCGATGTATCGAATGCGGCTGCTGCATCGCAGCTTGCGGAACTAAGATCATGCGAGAAGACTTTGTCGGCGCGGCTGGACTCAACCGTGTCGTTCGCTTTATGATTGATCCACACGATGAGCGAACCGATGAAGACTACTATGAACTCATCGGAGATGATGATGGAGTCTTTGGTTGTATGACACTTTTGGCTTGCCACGATGTCTGCCCCAAAAACCTCCCCTTGCAAAGCAAGATCGCTTACCTTCGAAGAAAAATGGTCAGCGTCAACTAA
- a CDS encoding fumarate reductase flavoprotein subunit: MKVQYCDSLVIGGGLAGLRAAVATQQKGLSTIVLSLIPVKRSHSAAAQGGMQASLGNSKMSDGDNEDLHFMDTVKGSDWGCDQKVARMFVNTAPKAIRELAAWGVPWTRIHKGDRMAIINAQKTTITEEDFRHGLIHSRDFGGTKKWRTCYTADATGHTMLFAVANECLKLGVSIQDRKEAIALIHQDGKCYGAVVRDLVTGDIIAYVAKGTLIATGGYGRIYKNTTNAVVCEGTGTAIALETGIAQLGNMEAVQFHPTPLFPSGILLTEGCRGDGGILRDVDGHRFMPDYEPEKKELASRDVVSRRMIEHIRKGKGVQSPYGQHLWLDISILGRKHIETNLRDVQEICEYFAGIDPAEKWAPVLPMQHYSMGGIRTDYRGEAKLKGLFSAGEAACWDMHGFNRLGGNSVSEAVVAGMIVGEYFAEHCANTQVDLETKTLEKFVKGQEAYMKSLVESKGTEDVFKIKNRMKDVMDDNVGIFRDGPHLEKAVKELEELYKKSKNVGIKNKRLHANPELEEAYRVPMMLKVALCVAKGALDRTESRGAHNREDYPKRDDINWLNRTLASWPNPEQTLPTLEYEALDVNEMEIAPGYRGYGAKGNYIENPLSVKRQEEIDKIQSELEAAGKDRHAIQEALMPYELPAKYKARNERLGDK, from the coding sequence ATGAAAGTACAATACTGCGATTCGCTGGTTATTGGAGGCGGGTTAGCTGGTCTTAGAGCCGCTGTCGCCACTCAACAAAAAGGCTTGAGCACCATCGTGCTTAGTTTGATTCCTGTCAAGCGATCCCACTCCGCTGCCGCTCAAGGGGGTATGCAAGCCAGCCTTGGAAACTCCAAGATGAGTGATGGAGACAATGAAGATCTTCACTTTATGGACACCGTCAAAGGAAGTGACTGGGGCTGTGACCAAAAAGTCGCTCGAATGTTTGTCAACACTGCGCCCAAGGCTATCAGAGAGTTAGCCGCCTGGGGGGTTCCCTGGACCCGTATTCACAAGGGTGATCGAATGGCGATCATCAATGCCCAAAAGACCACTATCACCGAAGAGGATTTTAGACATGGTCTCATCCACTCTCGAGATTTTGGGGGCACTAAAAAATGGAGAACCTGCTATACCGCCGATGCTACGGGTCACACCATGCTCTTTGCGGTTGCCAATGAGTGCTTGAAACTCGGCGTCTCTATCCAAGATCGAAAAGAGGCTATTGCCCTTATTCATCAAGATGGCAAGTGCTATGGTGCGGTCGTAAGAGACCTTGTCACGGGCGATATCATTGCTTATGTAGCCAAAGGAACCCTCATTGCTACAGGGGGCTATGGACGAATCTACAAAAACACCACTAACGCAGTGGTTTGCGAGGGCACAGGAACGGCTATCGCTCTAGAGACAGGAATCGCTCAGCTTGGAAATATGGAAGCGGTTCAATTCCACCCCACCCCTCTTTTCCCTTCAGGGATTCTATTGACCGAGGGTTGTCGAGGGGATGGAGGTATTCTCCGAGATGTGGATGGACACCGATTCATGCCTGATTATGAGCCTGAGAAAAAAGAGCTCGCTAGCCGTGACGTTGTCTCTAGACGAATGATTGAGCACATCCGAAAAGGCAAGGGCGTACAATCACCCTATGGACAGCACCTTTGGCTTGACATCTCCATCTTGGGTCGAAAACATATCGAAACCAACCTCCGAGATGTTCAAGAGATCTGCGAATACTTCGCTGGAATTGATCCTGCGGAGAAGTGGGCGCCTGTTCTTCCTATGCAACACTACTCTATGGGTGGAATCCGAACTGACTACAGAGGCGAAGCGAAACTTAAAGGTCTATTCTCTGCGGGTGAAGCCGCTTGCTGGGATATGCACGGCTTCAACCGACTAGGCGGAAACTCCGTCAGCGAAGCCGTCGTAGCGGGTATGATCGTAGGAGAGTATTTCGCAGAACATTGCGCCAACACTCAAGTGGATCTTGAAACTAAGACTTTAGAGAAGTTTGTGAAAGGCCAAGAAGCCTACATGAAAAGCCTCGTGGAGAGCAAAGGCACCGAGGATGTATTCAAGATTAAAAATCGCATGAAAGATGTAATGGATGACAACGTGGGAATCTTCCGCGATGGTCCGCACCTAGAAAAAGCGGTCAAAGAGCTTGAAGAACTCTACAAAAAATCCAAAAATGTAGGAATCAAAAACAAGCGACTCCACGCCAACCCTGAGCTCGAAGAGGCTTACCGTGTGCCTATGATGCTCAAAGTCGCTCTTTGCGTTGCCAAAGGCGCTCTAGATCGAACAGAGAGCCGAGGAGCTCACAATCGTGAGGATTACCCCAAGCGAGACGATATTAACTGGCTCAACCGAACTCTTGCCTCTTGGCCTAACCCTGAGCAGACTCTCCCTACTCTAGAGTATGAAGCTCTTGATGTTAATGAGATGGAGATTGCTCCTGGATATCGAGGATATGGAGCCAAAGGGAACTACATCGAGAATCCTTTAAGCGTGAAACGACAAGAGGAGATCGACAAGATTCAGAGCGAATTGGAAGCAGCTGGCAAAGATCGACATGCTATTCAAGAAGCTCTCATGCCTTATGAGCTACCCGCTAAATACAAAGCCAGAAACGAACGCCTAGGAGACAAATAA
- a CDS encoding molybdopterin molybdotransferase MoeA → MQPALSLRKAISIMLEHANPIHRVHYTHLFDLTGKILAQDLFCQKALPAFDNSGMDGYAVRLADLGQKTPILGTILAGESCSVGLHDGACYKVMTGAPIPLGTQAVIPFENATLKDDSTVLLPTDFKEGANIKIAGEELQVGAPLLQKGERLTHHHVALLASQGYSVLPTYAPLRIGVYSSGNELIEPWESAQSHQIYNSNASMLFSTLQNFGWRADYLGVLPDCLEGMREAIRGFDAYDVILTTGGVSQGEADFMERSLEEAGMTTLFHGIEVKPGRPTMMGILGKTTLLCLPGNPLSASINLHFLGIPMLKKMQGERRYHLEFVYAPNKERLILKGNRANMVLGRLHEGCFKATQEGKYGSGMLTPLTTSNAIIFCDKGVENLEEGALIKVIPYMTSFGEEAVDFFNI, encoded by the coding sequence ATGCAACCCGCCCTCTCCCTCAGAAAGGCCATCTCTATCATGCTAGAGCACGCCAATCCCATTCATCGCGTGCACTACACCCACCTCTTTGACCTCACGGGCAAGATTCTCGCCCAAGACCTCTTCTGCCAAAAAGCCTTGCCTGCGTTTGATAATTCAGGCATGGATGGCTACGCCGTGCGCTTGGCGGATTTAGGGCAAAAAACACCGATTCTTGGCACGATTTTAGCAGGAGAATCCTGCTCGGTGGGCCTCCATGATGGAGCCTGCTACAAGGTGATGACGGGTGCGCCTATTCCTTTGGGAACCCAAGCGGTGATTCCCTTTGAAAACGCCACCCTTAAAGATGATTCCACCGTCTTGCTCCCCACGGACTTCAAAGAGGGTGCCAACATCAAAATCGCGGGTGAAGAGCTTCAAGTGGGCGCGCCTCTCCTCCAAAAAGGGGAGCGTCTCACCCACCATCATGTCGCCCTCCTTGCCTCCCAAGGCTATTCAGTGCTTCCCACCTATGCCCCTTTGCGAATTGGAGTCTATTCCAGCGGGAATGAGCTCATCGAGCCATGGGAGAGCGCCCAAAGTCACCAAATCTACAACTCCAATGCCTCCATGCTCTTCTCCACACTCCAGAACTTTGGATGGAGAGCGGATTACCTTGGCGTTCTGCCTGATTGCCTTGAGGGGATGAGGGAGGCGATTAGAGGCTTTGATGCCTATGATGTGATTCTCACCACGGGCGGCGTGAGCCAAGGAGAGGCGGACTTCATGGAGCGCTCTTTGGAGGAGGCGGGGATGACAACCCTCTTTCATGGAATCGAGGTGAAACCCGGTCGCCCCACAATGATGGGGATTTTGGGGAAAACCACACTCCTATGCCTGCCAGGCAATCCTCTTAGCGCCTCCATCAATCTCCATTTTCTTGGAATTCCGATGCTAAAGAAAATGCAAGGCGAGAGGCGCTACCATCTAGAGTTCGTCTATGCCCCCAACAAGGAGCGTTTGATTCTTAAGGGGAATCGAGCCAATATGGTGCTTGGACGCCTTCACGAGGGTTGCTTCAAGGCGACCCAAGAAGGAAAATATGGTTCAGGCATGCTCACCCCCCTAACCACAAGCAATGCCATTATCTTTTGCGACAAGGGGGTGGAGAATCTAGAAGAGGGAGCACTCATCAAGGTGATTCCCTATATGACCTCGTTTGGGGAAGAGGCGGTCGATTTCTTTAATATCTAA
- a CDS encoding universal stress protein — MKKLLFAIDDTEACERAAQYILDMFGKDADCTLTLIHVKPEFMLYGEAVLAAYDEIEMKEEEKAKLLTQKFSTFFTEKGINPFVVIKEGEPVEMVLEEAKDYNLLIIGSSENSFLNKIFASHQDDFIQKAPIPVLIVK, encoded by the coding sequence ATGAAAAAACTACTCTTTGCGATTGATGACACCGAGGCGTGCGAGAGGGCGGCTCAATACATTTTAGATATGTTTGGCAAGGATGCGGATTGCACCCTCACGCTCATCCATGTCAAGCCCGAATTCATGCTCTATGGCGAGGCGGTTTTGGCGGCTTATGATGAGATTGAGATGAAAGAGGAGGAGAAAGCGAAGCTCTTGACCCAAAAATTCTCCACCTTTTTCACCGAAAAAGGAATCAACCCCTTTGTGGTGATCAAAGAGGGTGAGCCCGTGGAGATGGTGCTTGAAGAGGCGAAAGATTACAATCTACTCATCATTGGCTCCAGCGAAAACTCATTCTTAAATAAAATTTTTGCCTCTCATCAGGATGATTTTATTCAAAAAGCTCCGATTCCCGTCCTCATTGTCAAATAA
- the ppsA gene encoding pyruvate, water dikinase translates to MKYIKFFKELNNKDVPIVGGKNASIGEMFQELVPMGIKVPNGFAITSDAYWYLLDSAGIRDKIRSLLEDIDVTEIDVLKVRSKKIRDLIFGTPLPADLREEILEAYALLSQEYHMEQADVAVRSSATAEDLPDASFAGQQDTYLSVQGHQELIHYVKSCFASLFTDRAVSYRASRGFDHFKVALSVGVQKMVRSDKGSSGVMFSIDTETGFKDAVFITSSWGLGENVVGGTVNPDEFYVFKPTLAEGKRPIIKRQLGHKHLKMVYAAPGSEHPTKNIPTTEEEFNTFSVSDEEILTLARYATIIEKHYSQEAGEYRPMDMEWAKDGVSGELYIVQARPETVQSQRMKKGGSKLEKYRFLNEETKKEVIITGKAIGGKIGHGKVRVIESIVNMSDIREGEILVTDNTDPDWEPAMKKAAAVITNRGGRTCHAAIVAREIGVPAIVGAIGSTERLETGMEVTVSCAEGEEGFVYAGIHEYEVEVIDLSNLEQPKTKIYMNVGNPEKAFGFAQIPNNGVGLARMEFIINNYIKAHPLALVDLQNGKKDVQDIEQIRSIMAGYENPKDFFTKKIAEGVGMIASAFYPDPVIVRTSDFKSNEYRRMIGGAAYEPHEENPMIGYRGASRYYSEQYRPAFEWECQALASVRSEMGLTNMKVMIPFLRSPEEGKKVLEIMRRNGLVSGENGLEIYVMCELPVNVILADEFLQMFDGFSIGSNDLTQLALGVDRDGELVSHVFDERNPALLKLFAQAIAAAKKAGKYCGICGQAPSDYPEIAEFLVKEGISSISLNPDSVIGTWERVVKLEKELGR, encoded by the coding sequence ATGAAGTATATCAAGTTTTTCAAGGAACTGAATAACAAAGATGTTCCCATAGTAGGCGGCAAGAACGCCAGCATCGGGGAGATGTTCCAAGAACTCGTGCCTATGGGAATCAAAGTTCCTAACGGATTTGCCATCACAAGCGATGCCTATTGGTATCTGCTCGATAGCGCTGGAATCCGAGATAAAATTCGATCCCTCCTCGAAGATATCGATGTGACTGAAATCGATGTATTAAAAGTAAGGTCTAAGAAAATCCGCGATTTAATCTTTGGGACTCCTTTGCCTGCCGACCTTAGAGAAGAGATTTTGGAGGCTTATGCGCTCCTTAGCCAAGAGTATCACATGGAGCAAGCCGATGTGGCCGTGAGAAGCTCCGCAACGGCCGAAGACCTTCCTGATGCCTCTTTTGCAGGCCAGCAAGATACCTATTTGAGTGTTCAGGGGCACCAAGAGCTCATCCACTATGTCAAATCCTGCTTTGCTTCACTCTTCACCGACCGAGCTGTCAGCTACCGCGCCTCTAGAGGTTTTGATCACTTCAAAGTAGCCCTCAGTGTGGGCGTACAAAAGATGGTTCGAAGTGACAAGGGAAGCTCAGGAGTGATGTTCTCTATCGACACAGAGACGGGCTTCAAAGACGCTGTTTTCATCACCTCCAGCTGGGGGCTTGGCGAAAATGTCGTCGGCGGAACGGTTAATCCCGATGAATTCTATGTATTCAAACCCACTTTGGCTGAAGGAAAACGCCCCATTATCAAGAGACAGCTCGGACACAAGCATTTGAAGATGGTTTATGCCGCTCCGGGCAGTGAACACCCCACCAAGAATATCCCCACCACCGAGGAGGAGTTTAACACCTTCTCCGTCTCTGATGAAGAGATTCTCACCCTAGCACGCTATGCTACCATCATCGAGAAACACTACTCCCAAGAGGCGGGCGAATATCGTCCTATGGACATGGAGTGGGCTAAAGATGGTGTGAGCGGCGAGCTCTACATCGTGCAAGCACGCCCTGAAACCGTGCAGAGCCAAAGAATGAAAAAGGGCGGAAGCAAACTAGAGAAGTATCGATTCCTCAATGAAGAAACCAAAAAAGAGGTGATCATCACGGGCAAAGCCATTGGGGGTAAAATTGGTCATGGCAAGGTGCGTGTGATTGAGAGCATCGTCAATATGTCTGACATTAGAGAGGGCGAGATTCTCGTCACCGACAACACCGACCCCGATTGGGAACCCGCCATGAAAAAAGCAGCGGCTGTCATCACCAATCGAGGAGGACGCACCTGCCATGCGGCCATCGTCGCTAGAGAGATTGGTGTCCCTGCAATCGTAGGGGCGATTGGCTCAACAGAGCGCCTAGAGACTGGCATGGAAGTGACCGTCTCATGTGCGGAGGGCGAAGAGGGATTTGTCTATGCAGGAATCCACGAGTATGAAGTGGAAGTGATCGACCTCTCCAACCTCGAACAACCCAAAACCAAAATCTACATGAACGTTGGAAATCCCGAGAAAGCCTTTGGTTTTGCCCAAATCCCCAACAACGGCGTGGGCTTGGCTAGGATGGAGTTCATCATCAACAACTACATCAAGGCCCACCCTCTGGCGCTTGTTGATCTTCAAAATGGCAAAAAAGATGTTCAAGATATTGAGCAGATTCGCTCCATTATGGCGGGTTATGAGAATCCCAAGGATTTCTTCACTAAAAAGATTGCCGAGGGTGTAGGAATGATCGCTAGCGCCTTCTACCCCGATCCTGTGATTGTTCGAACCAGCGATTTTAAGTCCAATGAATACCGCCGAATGATTGGGGGTGCGGCCTATGAGCCCCACGAAGAGAATCCCATGATTGGCTACCGAGGGGCTAGCCGCTACTACTCCGAACAGTATCGACCCGCCTTTGAGTGGGAGTGCCAAGCACTAGCTAGTGTGAGAAGCGAAATGGGTCTCACCAATATGAAAGTGATGATTCCCTTCCTAAGAAGCCCCGAAGAGGGCAAAAAGGTGCTAGAGATCATGCGCCGCAACGGGCTTGTCTCAGGTGAAAATGGACTAGAGATCTATGTGATGTGTGAGCTCCCTGTGAATGTTATTCTAGCCGATGAGTTTTTGCAGATGTTTGATGGATTCTCCATCGGCTCGAACGACCTCACCCAGCTCGCCCTAGGCGTGGATCGAGATGGTGAACTCGTGAGTCATGTCTTTGATGAGCGCAACCCTGCCCTGCTTAAGCTCTTCGCGCAAGCTATTGCCGCAGCCAAAAAAGCGGGTAAATATTGCGGAATCTGTGGTCAGGCGCCTAGCGACTATCCAGAAATCGCCGAATTCCTCGTCAAAGAAGGAATCTCCTCGATCTCCCTCAATCCTGATTCAGTGATTGGGACTTGGGAGCGAGTCGTCAAACTTGAAAAAGAGCTAGGGCGCTAA